Proteins from one Rhizobium sp. 9140 genomic window:
- a CDS encoding efflux RND transporter periplasmic adaptor subunit, whose translation MSKPFAPATRHAAMTALVVATGLLLAGCSEEKAEVKPEVVRPVRVMTVAQNQTSRTLDYSGSVRARTETALGFRVAGKVTERLVDVGDHVQKGEILARIDTTDYALSVRSAEANLSAAERQVETAELSRKRAEDLFAAQVSPKSQLEQTQLTYNQAVSTRDSARSALEQAQNQVSYGALAADRDGIVTAVDAEVGQVVAAGTPVLTVAADGEKEVFVGVPETDIFAFTPGKTVDVTLWSSAGLTLPGKVREVAGSADARSRTFAVRISLPENERVRLGMTASVTAAQENGPALVSVPLSALAKDGDKTLVWMVDSETETVHARPVSVADFTGVSVRIADGLKPGDIVVTAGTQFMREDLKVKLPDEALAHQASAEGSAAATR comes from the coding sequence ATGTCGAAACCATTCGCTCCAGCGACCCGCCACGCGGCCATGACGGCTCTGGTCGTCGCAACGGGTTTGCTTCTTGCGGGATGCTCCGAGGAGAAGGCCGAGGTGAAACCGGAGGTCGTGCGGCCGGTGCGGGTGATGACCGTGGCGCAAAACCAGACCAGCCGCACGCTCGATTATTCCGGCTCGGTCCGCGCGCGCACTGAAACGGCTTTGGGCTTCCGTGTGGCCGGTAAGGTGACCGAGCGTCTCGTGGATGTCGGAGATCATGTACAGAAGGGTGAGATCCTCGCCCGCATCGACACCACGGATTACGCCCTGTCCGTGCGCTCAGCCGAGGCCAATCTCTCTGCCGCCGAACGACAGGTCGAGACGGCGGAACTCTCTCGCAAGCGCGCCGAGGATCTGTTTGCGGCTCAGGTTTCCCCCAAGTCCCAGCTGGAACAGACGCAACTGACCTATAATCAGGCGGTTTCCACCCGCGATTCCGCCCGCTCCGCGCTCGAGCAGGCGCAAAACCAAGTTTCCTACGGTGCACTAGCGGCCGATCGTGACGGGATCGTCACCGCTGTCGATGCCGAGGTCGGACAGGTGGTTGCGGCGGGAACGCCGGTCCTCACCGTTGCGGCCGATGGTGAGAAGGAAGTTTTCGTCGGCGTGCCCGAGACGGACATCTTCGCCTTCACGCCGGGCAAGACGGTCGATGTGACACTCTGGTCGAGCGCCGGCCTGACGCTGCCGGGCAAGGTCCGCGAGGTCGCCGGCAGCGCCGATGCCCGGTCGCGCACATTCGCGGTGCGTATCAGCCTGCCGGAAAATGAACGCGTTCGCCTTGGCATGACAGCATCGGTCACGGCTGCGCAGGAGAACGGCCCTGCCCTCGTCTCCGTGCCGTTGAGTGCGCTCGCCAAGGACGGCGACAAGACGCTCGTCTGGATGGTGGATTCGGAGACGGAAACCGTGCATGCACGGCCCGTCTCGGTCGCCGATTTCACCGGCGTCTCCGTCCGCATCGCCGATGGTCTGAAACCGGGCGACATCGTTGTGACGGCCGGCACGCAGTTCATGCGCGAAGACCTCAAGGTGAAACTGCCGGACGAGGCACTGGCCCATCAGGCCAGCGCCGAGGGATCAGCCGCAGCGACCCGCTGA